In one window of Nocardiopsis aegyptia DNA:
- a CDS encoding TetR/AcrR family transcriptional regulator gives MGAVDSDQRTRVRRKRMTGKERRQQLVEIGRELFAERGFDATSVEEIAARAGVSKPVVYEHFGGKEGIYAVVVDREMRTLLDMMGEALTADNARTKIEKAALALLRYVEENTVGFRVLTRDSHVASATGSFASLLNDIASQVEHIMVDEFADRGYDPALAPMYAQALVGMWALTGQWWLEVRRPKREVVAAHLVNLAWNGLSSLEARPKLQTRGRGTD, from the coding sequence ATGGGAGCAGTCGACAGCGATCAGAGGACCCGTGTGCGCCGTAAGCGCATGACGGGCAAGGAGCGTCGGCAACAGCTTGTGGAGATCGGCCGGGAGCTGTTCGCCGAACGCGGGTTCGACGCGACCTCCGTGGAGGAGATCGCGGCACGGGCGGGCGTGTCCAAGCCCGTGGTCTATGAGCACTTCGGTGGCAAGGAGGGTATCTACGCCGTCGTCGTGGACCGGGAGATGCGCACGCTCCTGGACATGATGGGCGAGGCCCTCACCGCCGACAACGCGCGCACGAAGATCGAGAAGGCGGCCCTGGCGCTGCTGCGGTACGTGGAGGAGAACACGGTGGGGTTCCGGGTCCTGACCCGTGACTCGCACGTGGCCTCCGCCACCGGGAGCTTCGCCAGCCTGCTCAACGACATCGCCAGCCAGGTCGAGCACATCATGGTCGACGAGTTCGCCGACCGCGGCTACGACCCCGCACTGGCCCCCATGTACGCGCAGGCCCTGGTGGGTATGTGGGCCCTGACGGGACAGTGGTGGCTGGAGGTGCGCCGGCCCAAGCGCGAGGTGGTCGCCGCGCATCTGGTGAACCTGGCCTGGAACGGCCTGTCGAGCCTGGAGGCGCGGCCGAAGCTGCAGACCAGGGGACGCGGAACGGACTGA
- a CDS encoding MarR family winged helix-turn-helix transcriptional regulator codes for MTAGDTGAEWARIATFASAVDASLGKWLTERYGIGLTEYRAIAHLAQAPDRELRVNDLAQKVGLNQSSVTRLVSRLESKDLTVRDVCPDDGRGVYAVITERGRTLLQEVRAPYEERLLELLRDARVHDPHLDPARLRSAFAAIGDLVGP; via the coding sequence ATGACGGCGGGTGACACGGGTGCCGAGTGGGCGCGGATCGCCACCTTCGCCTCCGCGGTGGACGCGAGCCTGGGCAAGTGGCTGACGGAGCGCTACGGCATCGGCCTGACGGAGTACCGGGCGATCGCCCACCTCGCCCAGGCCCCCGACCGGGAGCTGAGGGTGAACGACCTCGCCCAGAAGGTCGGGCTGAACCAGAGCTCCGTGACCCGGCTCGTCTCGCGCCTGGAGTCGAAGGACCTGACCGTGCGGGACGTCTGTCCGGACGACGGCCGCGGTGTCTACGCGGTCATCACCGAGCGGGGCCGGACGCTGCTCCAGGAGGTCCGCGCTCCCTACGAGGAGCGGCTGCTGGAACTCCTGCGCGACGCGCGGGTCCATGATCCGCACCTGGACCCGGCTCGGCTGCGGTCCGCGTTCGCCGCGATCGGCGACCTCGTCGGTCCCTGA
- a CDS encoding GDSL-type esterase/lipase family protein — protein MRIRWIAALAAAAVAMTGCGGDGGDSADERAGTEPSYYLSLGDSLTVGVQPDANGRPEMTSDGYTDVLYRNLYDADSTLDHERMGCGGEDTTSFIEGGLAHCDEQYDGTSQLEAAEAFLSDNAGRVDLVTLTIGGNNFTGCVSDLESADGPSLDTACVEDGLERIDTEIPVIASRLRAAAGPDTQIIAMTYYNPFLAALLLEDGGADDAEAEDAESADGPEDASEDGDAEGADGSGEADDAEAGEPDLVEYATSVLEEMNESLRSSYAAQDIEVADVEATFDSTNFEVPEDSGTGMPANVQAVCDLTWMCNTDRGPDIHTNQAGAQEIAATFEDLVQ, from the coding sequence GTGAGAATCCGGTGGATCGCGGCACTGGCCGCGGCGGCCGTTGCCATGACGGGCTGCGGCGGCGACGGCGGCGACTCGGCCGACGAGCGGGCCGGGACGGAGCCGAGCTACTACCTCTCCCTGGGCGACTCGTTGACCGTGGGTGTGCAGCCCGACGCGAACGGGCGGCCCGAGATGACCTCCGACGGGTACACCGACGTCCTGTACCGGAACCTGTACGACGCCGACTCCACGCTCGACCACGAGCGCATGGGCTGCGGCGGCGAGGACACCACGAGCTTCATCGAGGGCGGTCTCGCCCACTGCGACGAGCAGTACGACGGCACCTCGCAGCTGGAGGCCGCCGAGGCCTTCCTGTCCGACAACGCGGGCCGGGTCGACCTGGTCACCCTCACCATCGGCGGGAACAACTTCACCGGCTGCGTGAGCGACCTGGAGAGCGCGGACGGGCCCTCCCTGGACACCGCGTGCGTCGAGGACGGCCTTGAGCGCATCGACACGGAGATCCCGGTCATCGCGAGCCGCCTGCGCGCGGCCGCCGGCCCGGACACCCAGATCATCGCGATGACCTACTACAACCCGTTCCTGGCCGCGCTGCTGCTGGAGGACGGCGGGGCCGACGACGCGGAGGCGGAGGACGCCGAGTCGGCCGACGGCCCCGAGGACGCGTCCGAGGACGGTGACGCCGAGGGCGCGGACGGGTCGGGCGAGGCCGACGACGCCGAGGCCGGAGAGCCCGACCTCGTGGAGTACGCCACGAGTGTCCTGGAGGAGATGAACGAGTCGCTGCGGTCGTCCTACGCGGCGCAGGACATCGAGGTCGCCGACGTCGAGGCGACCTTCGACTCCACGAACTTCGAGGTTCCCGAGGACAGCGGCACCGGCATGCCGGCCAACGTGCAGGCCGTCTGCGACCTGACGTGGATGTGCAACACCGACCGCGGTCCGGACATCCACACCAACCAGGCGGGTGCCCAGGAGATCGCGGCGACCTTCGAGGACCTCGTCCAGTAG
- a CDS encoding DMT family transporter, which yields MSWLYLGIAVIFEVAVALSASNARGFTRLWWSVATLASGGIATFFLSLALLTFDVGAGYAIWTSVAGVGIVVVGALFLGQRLDWRKLLGILAVIVGVVGLQLSGTA from the coding sequence ATGAGCTGGCTCTACCTGGGTATCGCCGTGATCTTCGAGGTCGCGGTCGCACTGTCCGCGAGCAACGCCCGAGGCTTCACCCGACTGTGGTGGTCCGTCGCCACCCTCGCCAGCGGCGGGATCGCGACGTTCTTCCTCAGCCTGGCCCTGCTCACCTTCGACGTCGGGGCCGGCTACGCCATCTGGACCTCCGTCGCGGGCGTCGGCATCGTCGTCGTCGGCGCCCTCTTCCTCGGACAGCGGCTCGACTGGAGGAAGCTGCTCGGCATCCTCGCCGTCATCGTCGGCGTGGTCGGCCTGCAGCTCAGCGGCACGGCCTGA
- a CDS encoding thiamine pyrophosphate-dependent enzyme has translation MSTRAVLSRYADLPTLIGLMEGDEKHSAAAHTTLDVLWVLYDRVLAVSPETAEDPARDRFLLSKGHGPAAYYAVLAAKGFLDVPTLRTWAAFDSPLGHHPDRVLVPGVEIGSGSLGHGLPLALGTALGLRARDVRRADGAEPRVVVLVGDGELDEGSNHEAIAAAGRLGADNLTVVAVDNRSARHGWPGGIAARFAVEGWETREADGRDQDALHDALTRPHPRGPLAVVARVRVGT, from the coding sequence ATGTCGACCCGAGCCGTCCTCTCCCGATACGCCGACCTCCCCACCCTCATCGGACTCATGGAGGGTGACGAGAAGCACAGCGCCGCGGCCCACACCACGCTGGACGTCCTGTGGGTCCTCTACGACCGCGTCCTGGCCGTCTCGCCCGAGACGGCCGAGGACCCCGCCCGCGACCGCTTCCTGCTGTCCAAGGGGCACGGCCCCGCGGCCTACTACGCCGTCCTGGCCGCCAAGGGGTTCCTCGACGTGCCGACCCTGCGCACCTGGGCGGCCTTCGACTCCCCGCTGGGCCACCACCCCGACCGCGTGCTCGTCCCCGGGGTCGAGATCGGCAGCGGGTCCCTCGGCCACGGCCTGCCCCTCGCCCTGGGCACCGCCCTCGGACTGCGCGCCCGGGACGTGCGCCGCGCCGACGGCGCCGAACCCCGGGTCGTCGTGCTCGTCGGTGACGGGGAACTCGACGAGGGCAGCAACCACGAGGCCATCGCCGCCGCCGGCCGGCTCGGCGCGGACAACCTCACCGTCGTGGCCGTCGACAACCGCTCGGCCAGGCACGGGTGGCCCGGCGGCATCGCGGCGCGCTTCGCCGTGGAGGGCTGGGAGACGCGCGAGGCCGACGGCCGCGACCAGGACGCCCTCCACGACGCCCTCACCCGCCCCCATCCCCGCGGACCGCTCGCCGTCGTCGCACGGGTGCGTGTCGGAACGTGA
- a CDS encoding ABC-F family ATP-binding cassette domain-containing protein: MNLVNLQDVSLAYGPLVLLDKVSLGVDEGDRIGVVGRNGGGKSTLISVLSALTEPDSGRVVHNRGLRVGFLHQRDTFPDTTVGEFVLGERAEHEWAGDARIRDLLRGLLSGWDLDTSMADLSGGERRRTGLARLLVDDHDLIVLDEPTNHLDIEGIAWLAQHLNARSEALVVVTHDRWFLDAVTTRTWEVGRGAVERYEGGYAAYVLAKAERDRQAAAAEERRQNLMRKELAWLRRGAPARTSKPKFRIEAANQLIEDEPPARDSVELVRFASSRLGKTVVDLKDVTVAVPDRVLLDHLTWQLGPGDRVGLVGVNGAGKSTLLKILAEEREPDSGHVRTGRTVKLAHLSQNVAELDPAARPLQTVMEVREHITIGKRDYTASQMLERFGFRGERQWTPVGELSGGERRRLQLLRLLMDEPNVLLLDEPTNDLDIETLTELEDLLDGWPGSLVLVSHDRYFLERVTDRVLALMGDGGLAFLPGGVDEYLERRALRAGEATVPLGASETAAEPEAKAPAVSAADRRAAQKEMQRVERRMDRVSKRESELHELMAAAADDYTRLAELDAEVKALAAEREQLEQTWLEQAERVDD; the protein is encoded by the coding sequence ATGAATCTGGTCAATCTTCAGGACGTGTCCCTGGCCTACGGGCCCCTCGTACTCCTCGACAAGGTCTCGCTCGGCGTGGACGAGGGCGACCGCATCGGCGTCGTCGGCCGCAATGGGGGCGGCAAGTCGACGCTGATCTCCGTGCTGTCGGCGCTCACCGAGCCCGACTCGGGCCGGGTCGTGCACAACCGCGGGCTCCGTGTCGGCTTCCTCCACCAGCGCGACACCTTCCCCGACACCACTGTCGGCGAGTTCGTGCTGGGCGAGCGGGCCGAACACGAGTGGGCGGGCGACGCGCGCATCCGCGACCTCCTGCGGGGCCTGCTCAGCGGCTGGGACCTGGACACCTCGATGGCGGACCTGTCCGGCGGCGAGCGTCGCCGCACCGGCCTGGCCCGGCTCCTGGTGGACGACCACGACCTCATCGTCCTGGACGAGCCCACCAACCACCTCGACATCGAGGGCATCGCCTGGCTCGCCCAGCACCTGAACGCCCGTTCCGAGGCGCTCGTGGTCGTCACCCACGACCGGTGGTTCCTGGACGCGGTCACCACGCGCACCTGGGAGGTCGGGCGCGGCGCCGTCGAGCGCTACGAGGGCGGGTACGCCGCCTACGTCCTGGCCAAGGCCGAGCGCGACCGCCAGGCCGCCGCGGCCGAGGAGCGCCGCCAGAACCTCATGCGCAAGGAGCTGGCCTGGCTGCGCCGCGGCGCCCCCGCGCGCACCTCCAAGCCCAAGTTCCGGATCGAGGCGGCCAACCAGCTCATCGAGGACGAACCGCCGGCCCGCGACTCCGTCGAGCTGGTCCGCTTCGCCAGCTCCCGCCTGGGCAAGACGGTCGTCGACCTCAAGGACGTGACCGTCGCCGTCCCCGACCGGGTCCTGCTCGACCACCTGACGTGGCAGCTCGGTCCGGGCGACCGGGTCGGGCTGGTGGGCGTCAACGGCGCCGGCAAGTCCACCCTGCTCAAGATCCTCGCCGAGGAGCGCGAGCCCGACAGCGGACACGTCCGCACGGGCCGCACGGTCAAGCTGGCGCACCTGTCGCAGAACGTGGCCGAGCTCGACCCCGCCGCCCGCCCCCTCCAGACGGTCATGGAGGTGCGCGAGCACATCACCATCGGCAAGCGCGACTACACCGCCAGCCAGATGCTGGAGCGCTTCGGCTTCCGCGGCGAGCGCCAGTGGACCCCGGTCGGTGAGCTCTCCGGCGGCGAGCGCCGCCGCCTGCAGCTGCTGCGCCTGCTCATGGACGAGCCCAACGTGCTGCTCCTGGACGAGCCCACCAACGACCTCGACATCGAGACCCTCACCGAGCTGGAGGACCTCCTCGACGGCTGGCCCGGCTCGCTGGTCCTGGTCAGCCACGACCGCTACTTCCTGGAGCGCGTCACCGACCGCGTCCTGGCGCTGATGGGCGACGGCGGGCTGGCCTTCCTGCCCGGCGGCGTCGACGAGTACCTGGAGCGCCGCGCGCTCAGGGCGGGCGAGGCCACGGTGCCCCTGGGCGCCTCCGAGACGGCCGCGGAGCCGGAGGCGAAGGCCCCGGCCGTGTCGGCGGCCGACCGCCGCGCCGCGCAGAAGGAGATGCAGCGCGTGGAGCGCCGCATGGACCGGGTGTCCAAGCGCGAGAGCGAGCTGCACGAGCTGATGGCCGCCGCGGCCGACGACTACACCCGCCTGGCCGAGCTGGACGCCGAGGTCAAGGCGCTGGCCGCCGAGCGCGAGCAGCTGGAGCAGACCTGGCTGGAGCAGGCCGAGCGGGTGGACGACTGA
- a CDS encoding MarR family winged helix-turn-helix transcriptional regulator has translation MRDEVDGLIEAWRSQRPDVDVSPLEVFSRVSRLARHLDRARRTVFTEHSLETWEFDVLAELRRSGPPYELSPGRLLRATLVTSGTMTNRVDRLAAAGLVRRRPDPADKRGVLVRLTDQGAERIDAALASLVRYEESLLAPMPADEREQLASLLRCLLAPLDRGPGDPQD, from the coding sequence ATGCGCGATGAGGTGGATGGGCTGATCGAGGCGTGGCGCTCCCAACGCCCGGATGTGGACGTGTCACCGCTGGAGGTGTTCAGCCGGGTGTCCCGGCTCGCACGCCACCTGGACCGCGCCCGCCGCACGGTGTTCACCGAGCACTCGCTGGAGACGTGGGAGTTCGACGTCCTGGCCGAGCTGCGCCGCTCCGGTCCCCCGTACGAGCTCAGCCCCGGCCGCCTGCTCCGGGCCACCCTGGTGACCTCCGGGACGATGACCAACCGGGTGGACCGCCTGGCCGCCGCGGGCCTGGTCCGGCGCCGCCCGGACCCGGCCGACAAGCGCGGCGTGCTGGTCCGCCTCACCGACCAGGGCGCCGAGCGGATCGACGCCGCCCTGGCCTCGCTCGTGCGGTACGAGGAGTCGCTGCTGGCGCCGATGCCGGCCGACGAGCGCGAACAGCTGGCATCGTTACTGAGATGCCTTCTCGCGCCACTCGACAGGGGCCCGGGGGATCCACAAGACTAG
- the glmU gene encoding bifunctional UDP-N-acetylglucosamine diphosphorylase/glucosamine-1-phosphate N-acetyltransferase GlmU, giving the protein MSVNRPAAVIVLAAGEGTRMKSKLPKVLHEINGRSMLGHVLSAARDLSPQYSVVVVGHAREQVREHLAQAAPEALTAVQDEQNGTGHAVRMAVEDLASQGVKLTETVILTCGDTPLLRAETLAGLVAEHESEGNAVTVLSARVPDPHGYGRIVRDEHGSFTRIVEHADAAPEQREIDEINSGMYAFDGALLSSVVQRLSTDNAKGEEYITDAVALLRGDGHRVGAWAAEDWQEVQGVNDRVQLAEARRVLNERLLREHMRSGVTVVDPATTWVDAQVRIGRDAVIEPNCRLLGTTVIGEDAHVGPGATLEDTVVGEGARVRETTADGAEIGPGATVGPYTYLRPGTRLAERAKAGAFVEVKNSNIGAGSKVPHLTYVGDADIGVGSNIGCSSVFVNYDGVDKHRSVIGDHVRLGSDNTFVAPVHVGDGAYSGAGTVIRDDVPPGALAVSEGNRQRNVEGWTRRKRPGTAAAEAAERAERHRADNEQ; this is encoded by the coding sequence GTGAGCGTGAACCGCCCGGCTGCCGTCATCGTCCTCGCGGCGGGCGAGGGCACCCGAATGAAGTCCAAGCTTCCCAAGGTCCTCCACGAGATCAACGGCCGAAGCATGCTCGGACACGTGCTCTCCGCCGCCCGTGACCTGTCACCCCAGTACTCCGTGGTCGTCGTCGGCCACGCCCGGGAGCAGGTCCGCGAGCACCTGGCGCAGGCCGCTCCCGAAGCCCTCACCGCGGTCCAGGACGAACAGAACGGCACCGGCCACGCCGTGCGCATGGCCGTGGAGGACCTCGCCTCGCAGGGCGTGAAGCTCACCGAGACCGTGATCCTCACCTGCGGCGACACCCCTCTTCTGCGCGCCGAGACGCTGGCCGGGCTGGTCGCCGAGCACGAGAGCGAGGGCAACGCCGTCACGGTGCTCTCCGCGCGCGTGCCCGACCCCCACGGCTACGGGCGCATCGTGCGCGACGAACACGGCTCCTTCACCCGCATCGTCGAACACGCCGACGCGGCCCCCGAGCAGCGCGAGATCGACGAGATCAACTCCGGCATGTACGCCTTCGACGGCGCCCTGCTCTCCTCCGTCGTCCAGCGGCTGTCCACGGACAACGCCAAGGGCGAGGAGTACATCACCGACGCGGTCGCGCTGCTGCGCGGCGACGGCCACCGCGTGGGAGCCTGGGCCGCCGAGGACTGGCAGGAGGTCCAGGGCGTCAACGACCGCGTCCAGCTGGCCGAGGCCCGGCGCGTCCTGAACGAGCGCCTGCTGCGCGAGCACATGCGCTCCGGCGTCACGGTCGTGGACCCCGCCACGACCTGGGTGGACGCGCAGGTGCGCATCGGCCGCGACGCGGTGATCGAGCCCAACTGCCGCCTGCTCGGCACCACCGTCATCGGTGAGGACGCCCACGTGGGCCCCGGCGCCACCCTGGAGGACACGGTGGTGGGCGAGGGCGCGCGCGTGCGCGAGACCACCGCGGACGGGGCGGAGATCGGCCCCGGGGCCACCGTCGGCCCCTACACCTACCTCCGGCCGGGCACCCGCCTGGCCGAGCGGGCCAAGGCCGGCGCCTTCGTCGAGGTCAAGAACTCGAACATCGGCGCCGGATCCAAGGTTCCGCACCTGACCTACGTCGGCGACGCGGACATCGGTGTGGGCAGCAACATCGGCTGCTCCTCGGTGTTCGTCAACTACGACGGGGTCGACAAGCATCGGAGCGTCATCGGCGACCACGTGCGGCTCGGCAGCGACAACACCTTCGTCGCGCCGGTGCACGTGGGCGACGGTGCCTACTCCGGGGCCGGAACCGTGATCCGGGACGACGTCCCGCCCGGTGCCCTGGCGGTCTCCGAGGGGAACCGCCAGCGCAACGTCGAGGGCTGGACCCGGCGCAAGCGCCCGGGTACGGCGGCCGCGGAGGCGGCGGAGCGGGCCGAGCGGCACAGAGCCGACAACGAGCAGTGA
- a CDS encoding DMT family transporter, translating to MTASTASTSSNPSVETGSAGAWLVLLLAGVFEVGYALSVGGSEGFTVLGWSASAVVFFLLTLVSLSVALRRIDVGIGYAVWAGIGAVGAAVLGPVFFDETLTPLKGLWLVLIIGGVVWLKLADRTEPAPETATAG from the coding sequence ATGACCGCTTCCACCGCCTCCACCTCCTCCAACCCCTCCGTCGAGACCGGCAGTGCCGGGGCCTGGCTCGTGCTCCTGCTGGCCGGGGTGTTCGAAGTCGGCTACGCCCTCAGCGTCGGCGGCAGCGAGGGCTTCACCGTGCTCGGCTGGTCGGCCTCCGCCGTGGTCTTCTTCCTGCTCACCCTGGTCAGCCTCAGCGTGGCCCTCCGGAGGATCGACGTCGGTATCGGCTACGCGGTCTGGGCCGGCATCGGAGCCGTCGGCGCCGCGGTGCTCGGCCCTGTCTTCTTCGACGAGACGCTCACCCCGCTCAAGGGCCTCTGGCTCGTCCTCATCATCGGCGGTGTCGTCTGGCTCAAGCTCGCGGACCGCACTGAGCCGGCCCCCGAGACGGCCACGGCCGGCTGA
- a CDS encoding acyl-CoA desaturase, whose amino-acid sequence MTAAPEVPTASPRKREVIPEYEPEVRGKAERYTVFAFVFIPLIALLAAVPFFWGWGLSWTDIAIGTAFYLVSGLGITVGFHRHFTHGSFKANRPLRIALAIAGSMAIEGSVIKWVADHRRHHKYADAEGDPHSPWRFGDDWKSVAKGLYYAHMAWMYLDEKKTSPRRFTPDLLKDKDVVLVDKLFLPVVLFSLGAPALIGGLVTMSWWGAVTAFFWASLVRVALLHHVTWSINSICHTIGEENFEVRDRSRNVWWLAIPSFGESWHNLHHADPTCARHGVLKGQIDISARVIWAFEKFGWATKVRWPNKERLAAKRVSV is encoded by the coding sequence ATGACCGCAGCTCCTGAGGTACCGACCGCTTCCCCCCGGAAGCGCGAGGTCATCCCCGAGTACGAACCCGAAGTGAGGGGCAAGGCCGAGCGCTACACGGTCTTCGCGTTCGTGTTCATCCCGCTGATCGCGCTGCTCGCGGCGGTCCCCTTCTTCTGGGGCTGGGGCCTGTCCTGGACCGACATCGCCATCGGCACGGCCTTCTACCTGGTCAGCGGGCTGGGCATCACGGTCGGCTTCCACCGGCACTTCACGCACGGCTCGTTCAAGGCCAACCGCCCGCTGCGCATCGCGCTGGCGATCGCCGGCAGCATGGCCATCGAGGGCAGCGTCATCAAGTGGGTGGCCGACCACCGCCGCCACCACAAGTACGCCGACGCCGAGGGCGACCCGCACTCGCCCTGGCGCTTCGGCGACGACTGGAAGTCGGTGGCCAAGGGCCTCTACTACGCCCACATGGCGTGGATGTACCTGGACGAGAAGAAGACCTCGCCGCGCCGGTTCACCCCCGACCTGCTCAAGGACAAGGACGTCGTCCTCGTCGACAAGCTCTTCCTGCCGGTCGTCCTCTTCTCGCTGGGCGCGCCCGCGCTCATCGGCGGCCTGGTCACCATGTCCTGGTGGGGCGCGGTCACCGCGTTCTTCTGGGCCAGCCTGGTCCGCGTCGCGCTGCTGCACCACGTCACCTGGTCGATCAACTCCATCTGCCACACCATCGGCGAGGAGAACTTCGAGGTCCGCGACCGCTCCCGCAACGTGTGGTGGCTGGCCATCCCGTCCTTCGGCGAGTCCTGGCACAACCTGCACCACGCGGACCCGACCTGCGCCCGCCACGGTGTGCTCAAGGGCCAGATCGACATCTCCGCCCGCGTCATCTGGGCGTTCGAGAAGTTCGGCTGGGCCACCAAGGTCCGCTGGCCCAACAAGGAACGGCTCGCCGCCAAGCGGGTCAGCGTCTAG
- a CDS encoding SRPBCC family protein — protein sequence MAQPTATLRVVAGDAVLLLDRRVAADPERVWRAVSDPAELARWFPAAVEGELRVGGHLRFSFSDAPADAGDGGEGQVTEFDPPRVFGFLWSRDALRFEVAPDDAGSGTRFTLTHVAGGGALGRIAAARTAHGWDTCLAALEAHLEGRDPEAASEAPNGRLTAVERYVAEFGLDEGEAVATPDGFVVSFVRDIVWTPLDDAWAVLTGGESAEIGGVPPVGAVNEYVGAGPVTEADPPRVLEYTWTHEGEAAGTVRWELVHDPELGNRVEVTQTVPERLGAVLPTALAAWHTHLEQYFAAVHGDVRCPWPADRTEELRGRYAARLG from the coding sequence ATGGCACAGCCGACGGCGACACTGCGGGTGGTGGCGGGCGACGCGGTCCTGCTCCTGGACCGGCGCGTCGCGGCCGACCCGGAGCGGGTGTGGCGCGCGGTGTCCGACCCCGCGGAGCTGGCGCGGTGGTTCCCCGCGGCCGTCGAGGGCGAGCTGCGGGTGGGCGGGCACCTGCGCTTCTCCTTCTCCGACGCCCCCGCCGACGCCGGGGACGGCGGGGAGGGCCAGGTCACCGAGTTCGACCCGCCGCGCGTGTTCGGGTTCCTGTGGAGCCGCGACGCCCTGCGTTTCGAGGTCGCCCCGGACGACGCCGGATCCGGGACCCGGTTCACGCTCACGCACGTCGCCGGCGGGGGCGCGCTCGGCCGCATCGCGGCGGCGAGGACCGCCCACGGCTGGGACACGTGTCTGGCGGCGCTGGAGGCCCACCTGGAGGGTCGGGACCCCGAGGCCGCCTCCGAGGCGCCGAACGGCCGTCTGACGGCCGTGGAGCGCTATGTGGCCGAGTTCGGGCTCGACGAGGGCGAGGCGGTGGCGACCCCCGACGGATTCGTCGTCTCGTTCGTCCGCGACATCGTGTGGACACCGCTCGACGACGCCTGGGCCGTCCTCACCGGGGGCGAGAGCGCCGAGATCGGCGGCGTGCCGCCGGTGGGGGCCGTCAACGAGTACGTGGGAGCGGGCCCGGTCACCGAGGCCGACCCCCCGCGCGTACTGGAGTACACCTGGACGCACGAGGGCGAGGCGGCGGGCACGGTCCGCTGGGAGCTGGTCCACGACCCCGAACTCGGCAACCGTGTGGAGGTGACCCAGACCGTGCCCGAGCGGCTGGGGGCGGTCCTGCCGACGGCGCTCGCCGCCTGGCACACCCACCTGGAGCAGTACTTCGCGGCGGTCCACGGCGACGTGCGCTGCCCGTGGCCGGCGGACCGGACCGAGGAGCTGCGCGGCCGCTACGCCGCGCGCCTGGGATGA
- a CDS encoding transketolase family protein produces the protein MRQAFAETVGAALDDDPRTALVLAVISGDMFRRSAARHPGRVIDVGIREQAMIGVAGGLALAGMRPVVHSYAPFLVERPFEQVKLDLGHQDVGAVLVGIGGSYDASTAGRTHHAPGDVALLDTLPGWTVHVPGHHEEARDLLRAAIARDDRVYVRLSATGNRTSMPASPRLTVLRTGSARSAGVVVAVGPMLDRVLDATAGLDVTVAYASTVRPFDRDGLSRLVGAAGSADVLVVEPYLRGTSAHEVAEALADRRHRQLGLGVGRDEELRSYGTPADHDRAHGLDTEGLAKAARDFFLV, from the coding sequence ATGCGCCAGGCCTTCGCCGAGACCGTCGGCGCCGCCCTGGACGACGACCCCCGCACCGCCCTCGTCCTCGCCGTGATCTCCGGCGACATGTTCCGGCGCTCCGCCGCCCGCCACCCGGGCCGCGTGATCGACGTCGGCATCCGCGAGCAGGCGATGATCGGGGTGGCCGGCGGGCTCGCCCTCGCCGGGATGCGCCCCGTCGTGCACAGCTACGCCCCCTTCCTCGTCGAGCGGCCCTTCGAGCAGGTCAAGCTGGACCTCGGCCACCAGGACGTCGGCGCGGTGCTCGTCGGCATCGGCGGCTCCTACGACGCCTCCACGGCGGGCCGCACCCACCACGCGCCCGGGGACGTCGCCCTCCTGGACACCCTGCCCGGGTGGACCGTGCACGTGCCCGGCCACCACGAGGAGGCGCGCGACCTCCTCAGGGCCGCCATCGCCCGCGACGACCGCGTGTACGTGCGGCTCTCCGCCACGGGCAACCGGACGTCGATGCCCGCGTCGCCGCGCCTGACGGTCCTGCGCACCGGATCGGCCCGCTCGGCGGGCGTGGTCGTGGCCGTGGGACCCATGCTCGACCGGGTCCTGGACGCCACTGCGGGCCTGGACGTCACCGTCGCCTACGCCTCGACCGTGCGGCCCTTCGACCGCGACGGCCTCAGCCGGCTCGTGGGCGCCGCGGGCAGCGCCGACGTCCTGGTCGTGGAGCCCTACCTGCGGGGCACCTCCGCGCACGAGGTGGCCGAGGCCCTGGCCGACCGCCGCCACCGCCAGCTCGGCCTGGGCGTGGGCCGGGACGAGGAGTTGCGCTCCTACGGCACCCCGGCCGACCACGACCGCGCCCACGGACTGGACACGGAGGGCCTGGCCAAGGCGGCCCGGGACTTCTTCCTGGTCTGA